A section of the Spirosoma pollinicola genome encodes:
- the corA gene encoding magnesium/cobalt transporter CorA, which translates to MSKRRHHRSAEKLLGTSPGTLTYVGEEIEHAIKIKRISYNPTDYHIDDTSKLSACTLPATESSDVNWVDVDGIHEPKVVAALGQQYHLHPLLLEDVLNTEQKPKIDLYDDTVVFVTLKMLHHSRQRQEIDIEHISLVLGKNYLISFQEERTKDIFEPVIDRIKASSGKTRRNGSDYLLYALMDVVVDHYFLITERIGEKMDELEESIVQEQATQQTLATLYTLKRELSVIRRTVYPLRDILSELLRGESDLIQHSTVPYLHDLADHVNQVIETLDSYRELISGLMEVYYSIVNNRMNSVMKTLTIVSAIFIPLTFIAGIYGMNFSNMPELRSPTGYFWTLFVMAAIATGEIIYFKRSGWM; encoded by the coding sequence ATGTCGAAACGACGACACCATCGATCGGCCGAGAAACTGCTTGGCACCTCGCCCGGTACACTCACCTATGTGGGGGAGGAAATCGAGCATGCCATAAAAATTAAACGCATTTCCTATAATCCGACCGATTACCATATTGACGATACCAGCAAACTAAGCGCCTGCACGCTTCCCGCAACCGAATCGTCGGATGTCAATTGGGTTGATGTTGATGGCATCCATGAGCCAAAAGTGGTAGCAGCCCTGGGGCAGCAATATCATTTACACCCGCTTTTGCTCGAAGATGTGCTGAATACGGAGCAAAAACCGAAAATCGACCTGTATGATGACACGGTTGTGTTTGTAACCCTCAAAATGTTGCACCACAGCCGCCAGCGGCAGGAAATTGATATTGAACATATCAGCCTGGTGTTGGGTAAAAACTACCTGATCTCGTTTCAGGAAGAGCGAACCAAAGATATTTTCGAACCCGTTATTGACCGTATAAAAGCCTCATCGGGTAAAACCCGGCGTAATGGGTCCGACTATCTGCTGTATGCCTTAATGGATGTTGTTGTGGATCATTATTTCCTGATAACGGAGCGTATCGGTGAAAAAATGGACGAACTGGAAGAGTCCATTGTGCAGGAACAGGCCACTCAACAGACCCTGGCAACTCTCTATACCCTGAAACGCGAACTGTCAGTTATTCGCCGGACGGTTTACCCATTACGGGACATTCTGAGCGAATTGCTTCGCGGGGAATCAGACCTGATCCAGCACAGCACAGTACCTTATCTGCACGATCTTGCCGACCATGTCAATCAGGTAATTGAAACCCTCGATTCCTATCGGGAACTCATTTCCGGCCTGATGGAAGTCTATTATTCGATTGTTAATAATCGAATGAACTCGGTAATGAAAACGCTGACGATTGTGTCGGCTATTTTTATTCCGCTCACGTTCATTGCCGGTATTTACGGCATGAACTTTAGTAATATGCCTGAATTACGTTCGCCAACCGGCTATTTTTGGACGCTGTTTGTCATGGCGGCTATTGCTACAGGTGAAATTATTTATTTTAAACGAAGCGGTTGGATGTAA
- a CDS encoding coiled-coil domain-containing protein, translated as MITILRICLVYCLLSLTTSTFAQTVYAGESTIDKAKLSGLYLTIQGDGKQIEKDWETQLQTYGRSTSSRGTYRVTNANIPAISSEPINLVSTVKSSRTSATIFTSFDLGNGTFVTPGGTGYAAAEDLFKSFANKTLYGQEVKTAESGFDDAQKNHQKMVRNGERLQREIEQNAKEKERLLKRIDENAKELEQLNKDIATNKTDQEKALIELDSRKSNVEAVKLKKSN; from the coding sequence ATGATAACTATTTTACGTATATGTCTGGTTTATTGCTTATTATCACTCACTACGTCAACTTTTGCTCAAACAGTTTATGCTGGAGAAAGCACGATCGATAAAGCGAAATTATCCGGACTTTACTTAACGATTCAGGGAGATGGGAAGCAGATTGAAAAAGACTGGGAAACTCAACTTCAAACGTATGGCCGGTCAACTTCGTCTCGAGGTACTTACCGCGTGACGAATGCAAACATTCCGGCCATTTCGTCGGAACCAATCAATTTGGTCAGTACCGTAAAATCGTCGCGTACGTCGGCCACAATTTTTACCTCCTTCGATCTGGGTAATGGCACCTTTGTTACGCCCGGTGGCACGGGCTATGCAGCGGCCGAGGACCTTTTTAAAAGTTTTGCCAACAAAACCTTGTACGGGCAGGAAGTCAAAACGGCCGAAAGTGGTTTTGACGACGCTCAAAAGAACCACCAGAAAATGGTTCGAAATGGCGAACGACTCCAACGGGAAATAGAGCAGAACGCGAAGGAAAAAGAGAGACTTCTCAAGCGTATCGATGAGAACGCGAAAGAACTGGAGCAATTGAATAAAGATATTGCCACCAATAAGACCGACCAGGAAAAAGCCCTGATTGAACTGGATAGTCGCAAAAGCAATGTAGAAGCAGTGAAGCTTAAGAAAAGTAACTGA
- a CDS encoding THUMP-like domain-containing protein, with product MITISLVEREFIRTHISDDVRSLLLRAQPHDLDIRKVAAQIVARQKAQEKLLTWFANDELIFPPALSVEQASSEQTAHYKASLVSGRRLFDLTGGMGVDTWAFAKRVEQVVYVERNEELAQLAAHNLPLLGTNNVSVKTGDGLALLMAQEPTADLADWIYLDPHRRDSTGGKVVRLEDCEPDVSQHGTLKALFSKANRVLLKASPLLDIQLAIRQLMGFVASVHVVAVQGEVKEVLFVLGNQVINKDDVQFNTVNLVNNMATSLNFCWDEEAAANVNVGDPQTYIYEPNAAVLKAGAFRLAGARFGLKKLAPHSHLYTNDDIQWDFPGRIFSVLQVIKPDAKILKTIIPDLKANLTVRNFPQTVAELRKKLSLREGGDIYILATTLQNGDKRLLITKKVNRIHS from the coding sequence TTGATAACAATTTCTTTAGTCGAACGGGAGTTCATCCGTACCCACATCAGCGATGATGTTCGGTCGCTGTTGCTGCGGGCTCAGCCACACGATCTGGATATCAGGAAAGTGGCGGCACAGATTGTTGCCCGGCAAAAAGCGCAGGAAAAACTGCTGACCTGGTTTGCCAATGACGAGCTTATTTTTCCACCTGCCCTATCTGTAGAACAGGCATCGTCTGAACAAACAGCACACTACAAAGCCTCGCTGGTAAGCGGCAGACGCCTGTTTGACCTTACGGGTGGCATGGGTGTCGATACGTGGGCATTTGCCAAACGGGTGGAGCAGGTGGTGTACGTTGAGCGAAATGAAGAACTTGCTCAACTAGCCGCACACAATCTCCCGCTGTTGGGAACAAACAATGTATCGGTTAAAACCGGTGATGGGTTGGCTCTGCTTATGGCGCAGGAACCAACGGCCGATCTGGCCGACTGGATTTACCTAGACCCTCACCGGCGCGATTCCACAGGGGGGAAAGTGGTTCGATTGGAAGACTGCGAACCCGACGTGTCGCAACACGGTACACTAAAAGCGCTGTTTAGCAAAGCAAATAGAGTTTTGTTAAAGGCATCTCCGCTACTGGACATTCAGTTGGCTATCAGGCAGTTGATGGGCTTTGTTGCTTCAGTGCATGTTGTTGCCGTTCAGGGCGAGGTAAAGGAAGTTCTATTTGTTCTTGGAAACCAGGTCATTAACAAAGATGACGTACAATTTAACACTGTTAACCTAGTGAATAACATGGCTACAAGTTTAAATTTTTGTTGGGATGAAGAAGCGGCAGCAAACGTTAATGTGGGTGATCCACAGACCTATATTTACGAACCCAATGCAGCCGTCCTGAAAGCAGGGGCCTTTCGGTTGGCAGGTGCCCGGTTCGGGTTGAAAAAGTTAGCACCTCACAGCCACCTGTATACAAATGACGATATTCAGTGGGATTTTCCAGGCCGTATTTTTTCGGTTTTGCAGGTGATTAAGCCCGATGCCAAAATACTTAAAACAATAATCCCAGACCTAAAAGCGAATCTCACTGTTCGCAACTTCCCCCAAACAGTAGCGGAGTTGCGGAAAAAATTATCTTTACGTGAAGGTGGCGATATTTATATCCTGGCAACTACCTTACAAAACGGCGACAAACGCCTGTTAATCACAAAGAAAGTTAATCGGATCCATTCATAA
- a CDS encoding bifunctional UDP-N-acetylmuramoyl-tripeptide:D-alanyl-D-alanine ligase/alanine racemase — MLTKDFQLTGRQWFTDSRQVMTTVSDARSADAVFFAIQGEHHDGHAFIGDLYHKGIRQFVVERSALTLERRDELATYTDARFIEVNSSLKTLQTLAAEHRRQFRIPVIGITGSNGKTIVKEWLAQLLDGGSASDGFVVAKSPKSYNSQLGVPLSVHELAESHTLGIFEAGISKAQEMQSLEAIIRPTIGIFTNIGTAHDEGFRTRKQKVAEKLRLFIHASVLIYCSDYTDIDEEVNMLLKAVNPDMRFITWSLTGHKAIYQGTLQKNQLSLTGKNGAVNLTLILPFTDPASVENLMHCLVTMLTLRAWDEAELQNRLNRLRPVSMRLEQKEGINNCVLIDDSYNNDVVGLQLALRYLNQQGTRSRRVVILSDVLQSGQPEADLYKQVGELMRSNEVEQFVGIGPVVSRNAHFFTTNSLFFATTDEFLARFSFGDLRDSVVLVKGARPFSFERIVHRLERKVHGTVLDINLDALTHNLNYYRERIARSEPSDTRLMVMVKAFAYGSGSAEVAQLLQFHRVDYLAVAYADEGVSLRQNGVDLPIMVMNPAPETFATLLEYKLEPEIYSMRLLLEWGRFLGSEERGGGSSENAFHLKIDTGMHRLGFLESELPALTDYLQQHPTLKVVTVFSHLVGADDAQFNSFTEEQYASFIRSTTSLEKALGYRPLRHLLNSAGIVRFPDYKLDMVRLGIGLYGVEASQIDQAALQTVGTLRTVISQIKTVQAGESVGYSRRGVLDHDARIATLAIGYADGYDRRLGNGVGEVWVNGTRCPTVGNVCMDMTMVDVTNASANEGDEVIIFGPELPITELAQRIGTIPYEILTGVSERVKRVFFKEGN, encoded by the coding sequence ATGTTAACGAAGGATTTTCAATTGACAGGTCGTCAGTGGTTTACCGATTCAAGACAGGTTATGACCACTGTTTCGGATGCCCGCTCGGCCGATGCCGTTTTTTTTGCCATACAGGGTGAACACCACGATGGACATGCATTCATCGGTGACTTGTACCACAAAGGCATACGTCAGTTTGTTGTCGAGCGGTCGGCTTTAACGCTGGAACGACGCGACGAACTGGCAACCTATACCGATGCCCGGTTTATCGAAGTAAACAGCAGCCTGAAAACGCTCCAAACGCTGGCCGCCGAACACCGTCGGCAGTTCCGTATTCCAGTCATTGGCATTACCGGCAGCAATGGAAAAACGATTGTGAAAGAATGGCTGGCGCAACTGCTTGATGGCGGTTCGGCCAGCGATGGCTTTGTGGTGGCCAAGAGCCCCAAAAGCTATAATTCGCAACTGGGTGTGCCGCTTTCGGTGCATGAATTGGCAGAAAGCCATACGCTGGGTATTTTTGAGGCTGGCATTTCAAAGGCGCAGGAAATGCAGTCGCTGGAGGCCATCATCCGGCCAACCATCGGCATTTTCACTAATATTGGCACCGCACACGACGAAGGATTCAGGACACGTAAGCAGAAAGTAGCCGAAAAGCTCAGGCTGTTTATCCATGCCAGTGTACTCATATACTGCTCCGATTATACTGATATTGACGAAGAAGTCAACATGCTGCTCAAGGCTGTAAACCCCGATATGCGGTTTATTACCTGGTCGTTGACGGGTCATAAAGCGATTTATCAAGGTACATTACAGAAAAATCAGTTGAGCCTCACGGGTAAAAACGGGGCGGTTAACCTGACATTGATACTTCCCTTCACTGATCCGGCATCGGTCGAGAATCTGATGCATTGCCTGGTCACGATGCTGACGTTACGCGCCTGGGATGAAGCCGAACTGCAAAATCGGCTGAATCGACTGCGGCCGGTTTCGATGCGGCTGGAACAAAAAGAGGGAATCAACAACTGTGTTCTGATCGACGATTCATACAATAACGATGTTGTCGGGCTCCAACTGGCGTTACGTTACCTCAACCAGCAGGGAACTCGCAGCCGCCGGGTCGTAATTCTCTCCGATGTATTGCAATCGGGCCAACCCGAAGCTGATTTATATAAGCAGGTTGGCGAATTAATGCGGTCGAATGAGGTAGAGCAGTTTGTTGGCATTGGCCCGGTCGTGAGCCGAAACGCTCATTTCTTCACTACAAATAGCCTGTTCTTCGCGACTACCGATGAGTTTCTGGCCCGCTTTTCGTTCGGTGACCTTCGCGACAGCGTAGTTTTGGTAAAAGGGGCAAGGCCGTTTTCATTCGAGCGGATTGTGCATCGGCTGGAGCGAAAAGTTCATGGTACTGTACTTGACATTAACCTCGATGCCCTGACCCACAACCTGAACTACTACCGGGAACGTATTGCCCGCAGTGAGCCTTCCGATACCCGGTTGATGGTGATGGTGAAAGCATTTGCCTATGGCAGCGGAAGCGCCGAAGTGGCACAACTGCTTCAGTTTCACCGGGTCGATTACCTCGCGGTAGCCTATGCCGATGAGGGCGTGTCGTTGCGGCAGAATGGCGTCGACTTGCCCATCATGGTCATGAATCCCGCCCCCGAAACCTTTGCGACCTTACTGGAATATAAACTCGAACCCGAAATCTACAGCATGCGTCTGCTACTCGAATGGGGCCGTTTTTTAGGGAGCGAAGAGCGGGGAGGGGGCAGTTCGGAGAACGCCTTCCATCTGAAAATTGATACGGGTATGCATCGGCTGGGGTTTCTGGAAAGCGAATTACCCGCCCTTACCGATTATTTGCAACAGCACCCGACGTTAAAAGTAGTGACGGTGTTCAGTCATTTGGTCGGTGCCGATGATGCACAGTTCAATTCGTTTACTGAAGAGCAGTATGCATCTTTTATACGAAGTACGACTAGTCTTGAAAAGGCGCTGGGCTACCGGCCGCTTCGGCATTTGCTCAACTCGGCGGGTATTGTGCGGTTTCCGGATTACAAACTCGATATGGTTCGTCTGGGTATTGGACTGTATGGCGTTGAAGCCAGCCAGATTGATCAGGCAGCATTGCAAACGGTAGGCACTTTACGAACGGTTATCAGCCAGATAAAAACTGTACAGGCGGGCGAATCGGTGGGCTACAGCCGCCGGGGTGTACTCGACCACGATGCCCGAATCGCTACCCTGGCTATAGGTTATGCCGATGGCTACGATCGCCGGTTAGGGAACGGTGTTGGCGAGGTATGGGTAAACGGGACGCGCTGCCCAACGGTGGGGAACGTGTGTATGGATATGACTATGGTCGACGTAACTAACGCATCGGCAAACGAGGGCGACGAGGTAATTATCTTCGGCCCGGAGCTTCCAATTACCGAACTGGCTCAGCGAATCGGAACCATTCCCTACGAAATACTAACGGGTGTTAGTGAGCGCGTGAAGCGGGTGTTTTTCAAAGAGGGGAATTAG
- a CDS encoding DNA-3-methyladenine glycosylase family protein: protein MLQTTALYHLSQDPTMARIIAETPAPKLFNDYADDLYLALLESIVSQQISVKAADAIFGRFRALFPDKYPEAKALLLKTTDELRSAGLSFQKIKYLQSVAVFSLEKSLRRADVDTMTDEEIVQYMIPIKGVGRWTVEMLLMFVLDRPDILPIDDLVIRQRMIRAYPEQTEGLTGKALYTELLNIAEPWRPYRTTASRYLWRWQANVTGL, encoded by the coding sequence ATGCTGCAAACCACCGCCCTCTACCATCTTTCTCAGGATCCGACAATGGCCCGCATCATTGCGGAAACGCCAGCGCCTAAACTATTCAACGACTATGCCGATGATCTTTACCTCGCCTTACTGGAAAGTATTGTCTCTCAGCAGATTTCGGTGAAAGCCGCCGATGCGATCTTCGGTCGTTTTCGGGCACTTTTCCCCGATAAGTACCCCGAAGCCAAAGCCCTGCTGCTCAAAACAACCGACGAACTTCGCAGCGCGGGCCTGTCGTTTCAAAAAATTAAGTACCTGCAAAGTGTAGCCGTATTCTCGCTCGAAAAGTCGCTCAGACGAGCCGATGTCGATACCATGACCGATGAAGAAATTGTGCAGTATATGATTCCCATCAAAGGCGTTGGCCGCTGGACGGTGGAGATGCTGCTGATGTTCGTACTCGACCGACCCGATATACTTCCAATTGATGATTTGGTGATCCGGCAGCGGATGATAAGAGCCTATCCCGAACAGACCGAGGGGTTAACGGGCAAAGCGCTGTATACCGAGTTGCTCAACATTGCGGAGCCCTGGCGCCCCTACCGCACCACGGCCAGT